In Nocardioides faecalis, the following proteins share a genomic window:
- a CDS encoding LysE/ArgO family amino acid transporter has translation MLTSLTAGLATCLSLIVAIGAQNAYVLRQGVRRAHVGAVVAVCLVSDAVLILAGVAGMGTVVTRTDWLMETVRWLGVAFLVGYALTSLGRARHPGALAADDEVVHREAAHAAATAPAGAGVATGPVTTGTVTTEIVTATESRRSVVLRAVALTWLNPHVYLDTVLLLGTIAATHAATAGTGADGRWWFGAGAVLASAVWFSGLGFGARLLAPLLARPRAWQVLEVLVAATMLLVAARLALG, from the coding sequence GTGCTGACCTCCCTCACCGCGGGCCTGGCCACCTGCCTGTCGCTGATCGTGGCCATCGGGGCCCAGAACGCCTACGTGCTGCGCCAGGGCGTACGACGCGCCCACGTGGGCGCCGTGGTCGCGGTCTGCCTGGTCTCCGACGCCGTGCTGATCCTCGCCGGCGTCGCCGGGATGGGCACGGTCGTGACCCGCACCGACTGGCTGATGGAGACCGTGCGCTGGCTCGGCGTGGCGTTCCTGGTCGGCTACGCGCTCACCTCGCTCGGCCGCGCCCGGCACCCAGGTGCGCTGGCCGCCGACGACGAGGTCGTTCATCGGGAGGCCGCGCACGCTGCCGCCACCGCCCCGGCGGGCGCCGGCGTCGCCACGGGGCCGGTCACCACGGGCACGGTCACCACCGAGATCGTGACTGCGACGGAGTCACGGCGCAGCGTGGTCCTCCGAGCGGTCGCCCTGACGTGGCTGAACCCGCACGTCTACCTGGACACGGTGCTGCTGCTGGGCACGATCGCCGCCACGCACGCCGCCACCGCCGGAACCGGGGCTGATGGCCGCTGGTGGTTCGGCGCCGGTGCGGTGCTGGCCAGCGCGGTGTGGTTCAGCGGCCTCGGCTTCGGCGCTCGTCTCCTCGCTCCCCTGCTCGCCCGGCCCCGCGCGTGGCAGGTCCTCGAGGTCCTGGTTGCGGCGACGATGCTGCTCGTCGCGGCGCGGCTGGCGCTGGGCTGA
- a CDS encoding HNH endonuclease, translating to MPPRTRAATYARRRTRRMAKVEHDLTGAQWEALQQAWGGCAYCGHAPDGAGLQKDTILPISRGGRYTLSNVVPACRSCNASKCNTEVVTWMRRKKLDERAFLVRQATTLRALTSPGPDTGSDTGTTTGTTPPDDTTGPA from the coding sequence GTGCCTCCCCGGACCCGTGCCGCCACCTACGCCCGTCGTCGGACCCGCCGGATGGCGAAGGTCGAGCACGACCTGACCGGTGCGCAGTGGGAGGCGCTGCAGCAGGCGTGGGGCGGCTGCGCCTACTGCGGCCACGCTCCCGACGGGGCCGGCCTGCAGAAGGACACGATCCTGCCCATCTCTCGCGGCGGCCGCTACACGCTGAGCAACGTCGTACCGGCCTGCCGCTCGTGCAACGCCAGCAAGTGCAACACCGAGGTCGTCACCTGGATGCGCCGAAAGAAGCTGGACGAGCGCGCGTTCCTGGTCCGCCAGGCCACCACCCTGCGCGCCCTCACCTCCCCCGGCCCCGACACCGGCTCCGACACCGGCACCACGACCGGGACCACGCCTCCGGACGACACCACAGGGCCCGCCTGA
- a CDS encoding SRPBCC family protein — MPVLEIVTRIPAPPERCFELSLSVDAHTASMAGSGERIVGGVRSGAMGLGDEVTWRARHFGIPFTMTSRITAYDAAHRFVDEQVRGPFGRWWHEHRFTEAPGGTEVVDLVEFSSPLGPLGRAVDVLVLTRYIARLLEQRNRWLVAELADEQG, encoded by the coding sequence GTGCCCGTCCTCGAGATCGTCACCCGCATCCCGGCACCGCCCGAGCGCTGCTTCGAGCTCAGCCTGTCGGTCGATGCCCACACCGCGTCGATGGCGGGCTCCGGGGAGCGGATCGTCGGGGGAGTGCGGTCCGGGGCGATGGGACTCGGCGACGAGGTCACCTGGCGAGCGCGGCACTTCGGCATCCCGTTCACGATGACGTCGCGGATCACCGCGTACGACGCAGCGCACCGCTTCGTCGACGAGCAGGTCCGCGGCCCCTTCGGCCGGTGGTGGCACGAGCACCGGTTCACGGAGGCGCCCGGCGGTACCGAGGTGGTCGACCTCGTCGAGTTCTCCTCCCCGCTGGGGCCGCTCGGGCGGGCCGTCGACGTTCTCGTGCTGACCCGCTACATCGCGCGCCTGCTCGAGCAGCGCAACCGCTGGCTGGTGGCCGAGCTCGCCGACGAGCAGGGCTGA
- a CDS encoding GNAT family N-acetyltransferase produces the protein MQIRPAAPDDAPAIAPLLAQLGYPTAPDALGQRLERAATSDVDATWVAVAEGPPAVIGFAAGHRFSPVELDAPVSELTTIVVDQGVRRSGAGRALVTAYEDWSLAAGCIRMSLGTAFFRTDAHRFYEDLGYEQLARKYEKNIPH, from the coding sequence GTGCAGATCCGCCCCGCCGCGCCCGACGACGCCCCCGCCATCGCCCCGCTGCTCGCCCAGCTCGGCTACCCGACCGCACCGGACGCGCTCGGGCAGCGGCTGGAGCGGGCCGCCACCTCGGACGTGGACGCCACCTGGGTCGCCGTCGCCGAGGGCCCGCCGGCCGTCATCGGCTTCGCCGCCGGCCACCGCTTCTCCCCCGTCGAGCTCGACGCGCCCGTCAGCGAGCTGACCACCATCGTCGTCGACCAGGGCGTACGACGCAGCGGCGCCGGCCGGGCGCTGGTCACCGCGTACGAGGACTGGTCCCTGGCCGCCGGGTGCATCCGAATGAGCCTGGGCACCGCGTTCTTCCGGACCGACGCGCACCGCTTCTACGAGGACCTCGGCTACGAGCAGCTGGCCCGCAAGTACGAGAAGAACATCCCGCACTGA
- a CDS encoding polyketide cyclase — translation MTEQVGPVVERIEASRFVPAGVPAILAVLRDPDGHVAVDASGMLQSADGTVVRAVGDDFVVHMDREALGDLPMGRYDVRVIITAFDEPASPQWTARVEWTIEGMVRPPIGHVFGHVLEPVDEGTRVTSYCDWSGAREEWKPIFPVIDAKALRASLGLLERAVLRGYPRPLVG, via the coding sequence ATGACCGAGCAGGTGGGACCGGTGGTCGAGCGGATCGAGGCCAGCCGGTTCGTCCCGGCAGGCGTGCCCGCGATCCTCGCGGTGCTCCGCGACCCCGACGGCCACGTCGCCGTCGACGCCAGCGGCATGCTGCAGTCCGCCGACGGCACCGTGGTCCGGGCGGTCGGGGACGACTTCGTCGTGCACATGGACCGCGAGGCGCTCGGCGACCTGCCCATGGGCCGCTACGACGTCCGGGTGATCATCACCGCGTTCGACGAGCCCGCCTCGCCGCAGTGGACTGCGCGGGTGGAGTGGACGATCGAGGGCATGGTGCGGCCGCCGATCGGGCACGTCTTCGGCCACGTCCTGGAGCCGGTGGACGAGGGCACCCGGGTGACGTCGTACTGCGACTGGTCGGGGGCGCGCGAGGAGTGGAAGCCGATCTTCCCGGTCATCGACGCCAAGGCGTTGCGCGCCTCCCTCGGCCTGCTCGAGCGGGCCGTGCTTCGGGGCTACCCGCGCCCGCTCGTGGGTTGA
- a CDS encoding TOPRIM nucleotidyl transferase/hydrolase domain-containing protein, with the protein MPRPITLLVEGDSDRAALLALAPRFGVDLGAEDITVTAIGGAGNFGRAIADAAAAGHRGGGLYDEGEERFVAGTFNRQPGEDLTRHGFFACRPDLEAELIRALGVVASTALLEEHGDGSAFRTFQQQPAHRDEEVAAQLHRFLGTTAGRKARYAALMAEDVDFEAVPEPLSGLLSWIWTA; encoded by the coding sequence GTGCCGCGACCCATCACCCTGCTCGTCGAGGGCGACTCCGACCGGGCCGCGCTCCTGGCACTCGCCCCGCGCTTCGGCGTCGACCTCGGCGCCGAGGACATCACGGTCACCGCGATCGGCGGTGCGGGCAATTTCGGCCGGGCGATCGCCGACGCCGCGGCAGCCGGTCATCGCGGCGGAGGCCTGTACGACGAGGGCGAGGAGCGGTTCGTCGCCGGTACGTTCAACCGGCAGCCCGGGGAGGACCTCACCCGGCACGGCTTCTTCGCCTGCCGTCCCGACCTGGAGGCCGAGCTGATCCGTGCCCTCGGCGTCGTCGCCAGCACCGCGCTGCTCGAGGAGCACGGGGACGGCAGCGCCTTCCGCACGTTCCAGCAGCAGCCCGCCCACCGCGACGAGGAGGTCGCCGCGCAGCTGCACCGCTTCCTCGGCACCACCGCCGGACGGAAGGCGCGCTACGCCGCGCTCATGGCCGAGGATGTCGACTTCGAGGCCGTGCCCGAGCCGCTCTCCGGCCTGCTCTCCTGGATCTGGACCGCATAG
- a CDS encoding nucleotidyl transferase AbiEii/AbiGii toxin family protein, with translation MAEVLSILDAPLLAEHNCWFGGGTPIVLANGEFRESVDIDFLVSDPQSYRALRQMVRDHGLGALATRELELGRTPAVDGYGIRASVLVAGVAIKFEIIHEGRIDLDTPSPGDEICGLRILTRTDQVATKLLANDDRWADTSTFSRDLIDLAMMKPDPAALRAGARKAVDAYGKTVAESLGNAVTYLKDRPQRLDEYIRALKIDAPRAAVWQSIRDLSARCAKIEGLGRSSDQV, from the coding sequence GTGGCCGAGGTGCTGTCGATCCTCGACGCACCGCTCCTGGCCGAGCACAACTGCTGGTTCGGAGGCGGGACCCCGATCGTCCTAGCCAACGGTGAGTTCCGCGAATCGGTCGACATCGACTTCCTGGTCTCCGACCCGCAGTCCTACCGCGCGCTGCGCCAGATGGTCAGGGACCACGGGCTCGGCGCTCTGGCTACACGCGAACTGGAGTTGGGTCGAACACCCGCTGTCGACGGTTACGGGATCAGGGCCTCGGTGCTCGTTGCGGGGGTTGCGATCAAGTTCGAGATCATCCATGAAGGCCGCATCGACCTCGACACTCCATCCCCGGGAGATGAGATCTGTGGGTTACGGATCCTGACGCGAACCGACCAGGTCGCAACCAAGCTGCTCGCCAACGACGACCGCTGGGCGGACACGTCGACGTTCAGCCGCGACCTCATCGACCTGGCCATGATGAAGCCCGACCCCGCCGCCCTGAGGGCCGGCGCGCGCAAGGCAGTCGATGCCTACGGGAAGACGGTGGCCGAGAGCCTCGGCAACGCCGTCACCTACCTCAAAGATCGCCCGCAACGTCTCGACGAATACATCCGCGCACTCAAGATCGACGCGCCCCGAGCGGCTGTCTGGCAGAGCATCCGCGACTTGTCCGCAAGATGCGCGAAGATCGAAGGTCTCGGTCGGAGCTCGGACCAGGTTTGA
- a CDS encoding helix-turn-helix domain-containing protein: MPASSPYTSPEQQADLERLGARLRERRKALGVTVVACAEAAGVSRVTVHRIEAGNPSVTIGAYVNVAAALGLHLVVPILDAPAAEPATITVGDYPGLRTLAWQTDAGTTITEAEALNLYERGWRHLNQETLTDHEKAFIQHLADTYSNGRLLV; this comes from the coding sequence ATGCCAGCCTCTAGCCCGTATACGAGCCCCGAGCAACAGGCGGACCTCGAACGCCTAGGCGCCCGGCTGCGCGAACGCCGAAAGGCGCTCGGTGTCACCGTAGTCGCCTGTGCCGAAGCTGCTGGCGTTTCGCGTGTCACCGTGCACAGGATCGAGGCGGGCAACCCCTCGGTCACGATCGGCGCCTACGTCAACGTTGCCGCCGCACTCGGACTTCACCTCGTCGTCCCGATCCTCGACGCTCCAGCAGCAGAACCGGCGACGATCACGGTCGGCGACTACCCCGGGCTGCGCACGCTGGCATGGCAGACCGACGCCGGCACCACCATCACCGAGGCGGAGGCACTCAACCTCTACGAGCGCGGCTGGCGACACCTCAACCAGGAGACGCTGACCGACCACGAGAAGGCGTTCATCCAGCACCTGGCGGACACCTACAGCAACGGGAGGCTCCTTGTTTAG